In Penaeus vannamei isolate JL-2024 chromosome 21, ASM4276789v1, whole genome shotgun sequence, the DNA window tttccattcatttttattcatttcttttctacatttgtcacactAAATACGTttttattcctcctattccttttccattcatttcttttctacatttgttacacTAAATACGTttttattcctcctattcctttttccaCGTCCACCACAAACATTTCCTAAATCACTCCATAGCCCGTGACACAACGGATGACACTTGACACTTGACACTTGACACTTGACAATGAATTCACAGAGAGTCTGGCCCATCGATCGACCATAAGGGCGAATTTAGCAGGCGACAGCGAGTGGATGAGCAAGTATGTGAGTCGAGTGGCCGGCATGTGGCAGCAGCAGGATAACAGCCTCATGACCCTACTGCCTGGCACCTCCCTGGCACTCCCCTCTGGCACTGGTAAGAGAAAAACTGTGtatggatctttttttttattttttttggggggtggggtgggggtggggtggggtggggtgtacaagggtagggagggtgggtaggggagggaaggaggggaggggaggaggggggtgagggagagagggagggttaggaggaagggagggtaggagggagagtaggagggtaggtgggagagtaggagggagagtgaagggaggagggagagagttggtgggtggggggggaggagggaagaaggaaggagggagtatgaaaagggagaggatgaaatgaataaagagagtgaagaaaCTAAAGAGGAATTAAGACACAATAATTGAGGAAAATCACAGGACAattgatgaagaaggaagaagaaggaagaagagatagaggaaatgaatgaagaagagagaatagaagagtgGAGAAAGTAATGAAATAGGGAgctgaagaagacaagaaagagaaccgagagcgagagagatgagacgaAAGAGACGaacaaaagagaagggaagaagtgaaataaaggaataagacaaaaaagaataagaaagacgaaggggaataaaagaaaagagatgaaaggccTGGGTGATTAGGTACGTTTTGATTTcttgataagaggaagaagaagagcgataATGATATGTGACCGCTGGGAAGGTCGCGGCAGTCGAGTTTAGAGATGGTGCGATGAGGGGAtaaaaatctgtctatctatctgtatgtatgtatatatatatatatatatatatatatatatatatatatatatatatatatatatatatatttatatatgtgtgtgtgtgtgtgtgtgtgtgtgtgtgtgtgtgtgtgtgtgtgtgtgtgtgtgtgtgtgtgtgtgtgtgtgtgtgcgtgcgtgtgtgtgtgtgtgtgtgtgtgtgtgtgtgtgtgtgtgtgtgtgtgtgtgtgtgtgtgtgtgtatatatgtatatatatatgtatatatatatgtatatatatatatatatatatatatatatatatatatatatatatatatatatatatgttggtaacagactggactataaataacttaaggaggccaagagccagagcAATGACAgggatggcgcgacgaaatagcaaAAGGGGGCCAAGACGGGAAACAAACAcccaagacagggaaacctggaaaagaatgggagaggcctacgtcctgctgtggattgactcaggctgatgatgatgatgatgatgatatatatgtatatatatatgtatatatatatgtatatatatatatatatatatatatatatatgtatatatatatatgtatatatatatgtatgtatatatatatatatatatatatatacatatatatatatatatatatatatatatatatatatatatatatatatatatatatatatatatatatatatatgaatatgcatgtttatgcataaatacatataaacatacacataatatttttatgtacatatatacatgtttccacATATCCGGTTGTGTATATATCACCATTCCTATCTCAAACCACCGTAGGCTATGCCACTGTTTCATAACTCTGCCAGCTCGAGTCCACACTCCAATCGCGTGAAGTGGACCTCGAAACCGTATTGGAAAATGGACCAACAGGCTGCTGTAGTAATGAGGGTTTTATACCATGAAAACAAGTGGAGGGGAATAAGGTCACGGTTCAGACTTGGTGgcggtgttgttttttttctttttttttgttttgtttttgttttatttctgttttatttacttttttctttctttcttttttctattttattttatttctctttttttacttctttctttctttattttttctattttattttatttctgtattattttttttttcttttatcgttcggtctgttgtgatgattatgataatgatgatagtgataaggataagaataataatgatggtaatgattatgataatcaccgccgtccatccatccatctgtctatctatctatctttcggtctctccatctatctattgacctacctatctatctatcggtctccacccacccaccgacctatccatccatccacccacccatccatccatttgtctatccatccatctatccatctacctatctatctatcggtctctctatctatccacccacatatccatccatctgtctatccatctatctaccaatctatctatcgatctctccatccatccatctatcctcatttatccatccatccatccgtccttcCGTCTATCCAccaatatatctacctacctatctatcggtctctccatctatccatctatcggtctcttcttccatccatccatctgtctatccatctatttacctacttatctatctatcggtctcttcttccatccatccatccatctgtctatccatctacctacctacctatctctcgatccatccatccatccatctatctccccaGGCGTCTACGAGATCCAGACGGTAGACCTCCGGGGCGCGGGTTGGTCCGGCGCCCTCAGGAACTACGTGAGGGCGTGCAGGGAGgacgagggcgtgcgggcggtcGAGGGGACGGCGCTGGTGGGGGCGTGGAAGGGCGTGCTCGGGCCGGCCAACACGGTGGTGCTTCTGTGGCGCCACCGGTGGCCCGACTCCTGCGTGGCGCTGAGGGGGGTCTTGGAGGCCCTGGCCGAAGGTgaggctgggaggggggagggggagggggagggtgtctatatgtatatatatatatatatatatatattatatatatatatatatatatatatatatatatatatatatatatatacatacatatacttatatatatatatatatatatatatatatatatatatatatatatatatatatatatatatatatatacaaaatatatatatatatatatatatatatatatatatatatatatatatatatatatatatataaatatatatatatataaatatatatatatatatatatatatatatataagtgtgtgtgtgtgtgtgtgtgtgtgtgtgtgtgtgtgtgtgtgtacatatatatgtatatacacatacacatagacacacacacacacacacacacacacaagccccagaattaaaaaaaagagagacaacaatGCGAATCCGTCAATCCATCAAAGGCACTCATGAAAACTCTAAGACAACTGACCTATTTTCCCCCCACAGATTCCTCGCTGACCCCTCATGTCAGGTCGGGTCACTCGAAGCTCATCCTTCCCCATGCAGTGTCGCCTCTTCAGTGACCTTTTCGAAGTGACGTGACCTTTGGTTATATATTTTCTTGACATGCTTAGGTCGTGATGGGTCGATGGAAGACCGTTGCTGTAATGCATAtccaagggcgagagggagggagggaaggagggaggggaggagggagggattagggagggattagggagggagggagggattagggaggataggggaggggggagggaaggggggagggagggggggaaggagggagggagggagggggggaaggaggggggaaaggggaaaggggagggagggagggagggaagaagggagggaaggaggaagttagggagggaaggagggaggaagggaaggagggagagggaagaagggagagaaggagggagggaaggaagggagggagggaaggagagaaggagggagagaaggagggaaggagggagggaggaaaggagggagggattagggagggaggtagggaaggggggattagggaggggggggaaggagggagggagggaaggagggagggagagagggaggaaaggagggagggagaattgatATATGccaaaagattaagaaaaatgggaaagcgaagaaaggagtgaagaaagaaaaaggagaagaaagatatgaaATACCACTTAAAAAAGTGTGGACTTCTCATATGTAGACACCCAATACTGAATAAATCTATTACTtctgaagagggggagagagagggaggggagaaggagggggagggggggggggaggggggggagggggagggggggggggggggggagggggagggagggagggggggggggagggagagggggagggagggagagggggagggagggagaggggagggagagggggggggagaggggagggagggaggggagagggagaggagagagagagagagagagagagagagagagagagagagagagagagagataacgcgaaagagaaagagagagagagagaaagagagagcgaaaaagagagagagcgaaagcaagataacgcgagagaaagagaaaaaagaacaagagaatgaaaAACGCAAACACTGAAATCTACTCAATAAAATAGATTTATATGATATGATTTCAAGTaaaaattcatttttttccatttttttcaaatgcaaatgcaattgatagatgaataaagcaTGAACAAGCCAACGTGTATCAATATCCTTCGATTCTACTATTTCTCTTTTCACCAAATGTACGAAAGAGGAAAGATCCAGACCAGGTGTtcccaggtgggggggggggcacggggtaCTCTCAGAACCACAATCACCTCCAGTATGATTATCTCTCGCCTATCAATACACCGGGATCTGGCCTCAAAGAATCTCGTCCTATAGATATTGGCGCGATTACACTATTCGTAATGAGCAATGAGTGACTCTGAAAGGAGGATAGGCACTGGACGGGGATGCTGAGGTTGTGATGCATGGGTTGGAGGTCACGGGATGAAAAGGGGTTGGGATCCACAGGTCGAGACGAAAGGAGGAAtgcatatggagagagagagagagagggagggagggatggatggatggagggaaggatggatggatggagggatggatggagggaggggggaaaggggagagggaggaaggagagggggaaaggagggagggagggaaggaggaggagggagggagggagagagagagagagagagagagagagagagaggggagggggagaggggagagagagagagagagagagagagagagagtgactctGAAAGGAGGATAGGCACCGGACGGGGATGCTGAGGTTGTTATGCATGGGTTGGAGGTCACGGGATGAAAAGGGGGTTGGGATCCACAGGTCGAGACGAAAGGAGGAAcgcatatggagagagagggagggagggagggatggagggagggagagggaaggaggaagggagggagggagggggagggagggaagagagggagggagggaaggagagggagaaggagggagaaggagggaggaacggagggagggagggagggagggagggagagggagagggagagggagagggagagggacagaga includes these proteins:
- the LOC113809987 gene encoding protein NipSnap homolog 3B, which produces MALWRTIGLPSRGTVARCGLQISSSRSLSAAAKQEPVYELRTYTVYPDKMREYLTITAEEFHLRTAHSKPLGFWTAEVGGLNQVVHIWEYESLAHRSTIRANLAGDSEWMSKYVSRVAGMWQQQDNSLMTLLPGTSLALPSGTGVYEIQTVDLRGAGWSGALRNYVRACREDEGVRAVEGTALVGAWKGVLGPANTVVLLWRHRWPDSCVALRGVLEALAEDSSLTPHVRSGHSKLILPHAVSPLQ